A stretch of Comamonadaceae bacterium M7527 DNA encodes these proteins:
- a CDS encoding sugar ABC transporter substrate-binding protein — translation MSIKRTLGRLAVIAAACGVMAVAQAETTIAYITNGNTNEGWTLINGGAAGAAKKAGVTFITLAAEQGELSKQLAIVEDMITRKVDAIAIAPVDSAGIAPAVTKAMAAGIPVVAVDTGITGADITSYVATDNIKAANVQGKWTASQVKPGDTVIYVTGDQGQSTGRERKKGFLDGLNANVKGVKVVEVPTTWDQTMAQNGVEAALRANPNAKVIANAWDGGALGAKAAMLSQGYKAGSIKIAGFDGSPGGLDMMKDGWQQANAAQMLAKIGATGIETAIAAAKGNKVSKRIDTGSFLVLPSNVDAFAKDSGVAQFMKK, via the coding sequence ATGAGTATCAAACGCACACTGGGCCGCTTGGCCGTTATCGCAGCCGCTTGCGGTGTTATGGCTGTAGCACAAGCTGAAACAACCATTGCTTACATCACCAACGGCAACACCAACGAAGGCTGGACGCTGATCAACGGTGGCGCAGCAGGCGCAGCCAAAAAAGCCGGCGTGACATTCATCACATTGGCAGCTGAGCAAGGCGAGTTGTCCAAGCAGCTGGCCATCGTGGAAGACATGATCACACGTAAAGTGGACGCCATTGCCATCGCGCCAGTTGACAGCGCCGGTATTGCGCCCGCAGTCACCAAGGCCATGGCCGCTGGTATCCCAGTGGTAGCCGTTGACACCGGTATCACAGGTGCTGACATCACCAGCTACGTGGCAACCGATAACATCAAGGCAGCGAACGTACAAGGCAAGTGGACAGCTTCACAAGTGAAGCCGGGCGACACCGTCATTTACGTTACAGGCGACCAAGGCCAGTCAACTGGGCGTGAGCGCAAGAAAGGCTTTTTGGATGGATTGAACGCCAACGTAAAGGGCGTCAAAGTTGTTGAAGTGCCCACCACATGGGACCAAACCATGGCTCAAAACGGCGTTGAGGCCGCTTTGCGTGCCAACCCCAATGCCAAAGTTATTGCAAACGCATGGGACGGCGGCGCACTGGGTGCCAAAGCAGCCATGCTGTCGCAAGGCTACAAGGCAGGCAGCATCAAAATTGCTGGCTTTGACGGTTCACCCGGCGGTCTGGACATGATGAAAGACGGCTGGCAACAAGCCAACGCAGCGCAAATGTTGGCCAAAATTGGCGCGACTGGTATTGAAACAGCCATCGCTGCAGCCAAGGGCAACAAAGTCAGCAAGCGCATTGATACCGGTAGCTTCCTGGTGTTGCCGTCCAACGTGGACGCGTTTGCCAAGGACTCAGGCGTAGCTCAGTTCATGAAGAAGTAA
- a CDS encoding ABC transporter permease encodes MRSITRQEWYGAFIAVIVLAVLLSLASPYFLSTRNISNILVQASVVALLAGGQTFVILTGGVDLAVGALTALCGAYAGYMMIKLGIDPGTAILAALAIGAAVGMFNGYLVAYVGIPAFIVTLGGLTLWRGLAFDSTGGFDMAGLPEPFPTIGYGELLGIPMPIWITAAYFMIMAFTLSSTKLGRYVYAMGSNEMGARQVGINIRRYKLGVYVISGLSCALAAMVLMGRMDSSSGKMAQMFELDAIAAVILGGTSLFGGRGSIWGSLLGAILITMIRNGMNLLEVSQFKQMMAIGAVVIIAVWIDVLRRGQMNKR; translated from the coding sequence ATGCGATCCATCACTAGACAGGAATGGTACGGCGCGTTTATCGCCGTTATTGTTCTGGCCGTATTGTTGTCGCTGGCGTCGCCTTACTTTTTAAGTACGCGCAACATCAGTAATATTCTGGTTCAAGCCTCTGTGGTGGCCTTGCTTGCGGGCGGTCAAACGTTTGTCATTCTCACTGGCGGCGTTGACTTGGCCGTAGGGGCACTGACGGCATTGTGTGGCGCATACGCAGGCTACATGATGATCAAACTGGGCATTGACCCAGGCACTGCCATACTGGCCGCGCTGGCCATTGGTGCGGCAGTGGGTATGTTCAACGGCTATCTGGTTGCCTACGTTGGTATACCCGCGTTCATCGTGACCCTGGGCGGCTTGACGTTGTGGCGCGGCCTAGCTTTTGATTCAACTGGTGGATTTGACATGGCCGGTTTGCCCGAGCCCTTCCCCACCATTGGCTATGGCGAATTGTTGGGTATTCCCATGCCCATCTGGATTACCGCGGCTTACTTCATGATCATGGCGTTCACGCTGTCCAGCACCAAGCTGGGCCGCTACGTGTACGCCATGGGCTCTAACGAAATGGGCGCACGACAAGTAGGTATCAACATCCGCCGTTACAAGCTGGGCGTCTACGTGATCAGTGGCTTGTCATGCGCTTTGGCGGCCATGGTACTGATGGGCCGTATGGACTCCTCCAGCGGAAAAATGGCGCAAATGTTCGAACTGGACGCCATCGCCGCTGTCATCTTGGGTGGCACTTCTTTATTTGGCGGACGCGGCAGCATCTGGGGCAGTTTGTTGGGCGCCATACTCATCACCATGATTCGCAACGGCATGAACTTGCTTGAGGTCTCACAATTTAAGCAAATGATGGCAATTGGTGCAGTTGTGATCATTGCAGTATGGATTGACGTGTTACGCCGTGGTCAAATGAACAAGCGCTGA
- a CDS encoding PfkB family carbohydrate kinase: protein MQVTVLGEALMDCLQQPDGQLKPLQGGSPYNLARACALQGVTTQFLNPFSNDAFGTGLKATLLRDGVLLPTLQSQLPTSLAVVQVIDGQPNYGFYREGIADRDYTPSQVLTQLKAMTPGVLHTGSLLLIPPEHLKVKEILQGAKALGWTISMDVNMRPSVAPDLPAYVEAVKLLAEQADWLKASDEDLEILGYCHVSKANAPALCAHFPRASRIALTFGGDGAFLSVNGHTAQAPVPVVTVADTVGAGDTFWGNCLADWANHPTDAAQRVDITLRKAMQAAAINCTRAGCQPPNAQELASAVTN from the coding sequence ATGCAAGTCACAGTATTAGGCGAAGCGCTGATGGACTGTCTGCAGCAGCCAGACGGTCAACTCAAACCACTACAAGGTGGCAGCCCCTATAACCTAGCCCGCGCCTGTGCCTTGCAAGGCGTGACCACACAATTCCTTAATCCCTTCTCCAACGACGCGTTTGGCACTGGCCTTAAAGCCACGCTGCTACGTGACGGTGTGTTGTTGCCCACGCTGCAGTCACAGCTGCCCACCTCGCTTGCGGTGGTACAAGTGATTGACGGCCAGCCCAACTACGGTTTTTACCGTGAAGGAATAGCTGACCGTGACTACACGCCATCGCAGGTACTGACGCAGCTGAAAGCCATGACACCAGGCGTGCTGCACACGGGCTCGCTGCTGCTGATACCGCCAGAACACCTGAAGGTGAAAGAAATCTTGCAAGGCGCCAAAGCCTTGGGCTGGACCATCAGCATGGATGTGAACATGCGCCCCAGCGTGGCACCCGACCTGCCCGCTTATGTAGAAGCCGTCAAATTACTGGCCGAGCAAGCCGACTGGTTAAAGGCCAGCGATGAAGACCTGGAGATTTTGGGCTATTGCCACGTCAGCAAGGCCAACGCACCAGCACTGTGTGCCCACTTCCCCAGGGCCAGCCGCATCGCGCTGACGTTTGGCGGCGACGGCGCATTTCTAAGCGTCAATGGCCACACCGCGCAAGCACCCGTGCCCGTCGTCACAGTGGCCGATACGGTGGGCGCAGGCGACACGTTTTGGGGCAACTGTCTGGCTGACTGGGCCAATCACCCCACCGACGCTGCGCAGCGCGTGGACATCACACTGCGCAAAGCCATGCAAGCCGCCGCTATCAACTGCACACGCGCAGGCTGCCAGCCACCCAACGCACAAGAACTGGCCAGCGCCGTAACCAACTGA